The following are encoded together in the Desulfococcus multivorans genome:
- a CDS encoding N-acetylglutaminylglutamine amidotransferase gives MCGICGVLNFGSVESDDNSCHTVEKMMRVLAARGPDAKGLFMQGDAAFGHRRLKIFDLSEKSHQPLVDNALGLAVVYNGALYNYRELRSELRDMGYTFFSDGDTEVLLKAYHAWGKNALARLNGMFAFAIRHRDSGKVVIGRDRLGIKPLYYSRRPNRISFASTLPALLVQDDVDREIDPVALHYYMTFHSVVPAPHTLLKGIRKLPPATLMTIAPDGDVTFEPYWRLRFGPRPEERDYRFRDWGSLLRQELENAVQRRLTADVSVGVLLSGGLDSSLVVGLLANAGQSDLNTFSIGFESVGDERGDEFRYSDLIARHYGTVHHKIEVDAGRVLPALERCVTAMSEPMVSHDCIGFYLLSEAVSKHVKVVQSGQGADEIFAGYHWYPAMMECDANAGDPLSQYERVFFDGSHRDYLDAVDTRFHGKNHSQAFVRRHFADSGADSAIDKALRLDTTVMLVEDPVKRVDNMTMAWGLEARVPFLDHEVVELAARIPAEHKIADGGKGILKAMGREIIPSEVIDRPKGYFPVPALKYFRGEYLDFVREILSTPTVKNKSLFNPLYVDRVLADPDAHITPLRGARLWQMALLGYWLTLHNV, from the coding sequence ATGTGCGGCATATGCGGCGTATTGAATTTCGGATCTGTAGAATCTGACGACAACTCATGTCATACCGTTGAAAAAATGATGCGCGTTCTGGCGGCCCGAGGCCCCGATGCCAAGGGGCTCTTCATGCAGGGGGATGCCGCCTTCGGACACAGGCGGCTCAAGATCTTCGACCTCAGCGAGAAATCCCATCAACCCCTGGTAGACAACGCCCTCGGCCTGGCCGTCGTTTACAACGGCGCCCTGTACAACTACCGTGAACTCCGCTCCGAACTCAGGGATATGGGGTACACCTTCTTTTCCGACGGGGACACGGAAGTGCTCCTGAAGGCTTATCACGCCTGGGGCAAAAACGCCCTTGCACGCCTCAACGGAATGTTCGCCTTCGCCATCCGCCACCGCGACAGCGGTAAGGTGGTCATCGGACGCGATCGGCTTGGCATCAAACCGCTTTACTACAGCCGCAGACCCAACCGCATCAGCTTCGCGTCAACCTTGCCGGCGCTTCTGGTTCAGGATGATGTCGACCGGGAGATCGATCCGGTCGCGCTCCACTATTACATGACATTCCACTCGGTGGTTCCGGCCCCCCACACACTTCTGAAGGGCATCCGGAAATTGCCGCCGGCCACGTTGATGACCATCGCACCGGACGGGGACGTGACGTTTGAACCCTACTGGCGGCTTCGCTTCGGCCCCCGCCCCGAAGAGAGGGATTATCGTTTTCGAGATTGGGGCTCGCTGCTGCGGCAAGAGTTGGAAAACGCCGTTCAGCGGCGCCTGACAGCCGACGTTTCAGTCGGAGTGCTCTTGTCGGGAGGGCTGGACTCCAGTCTCGTCGTCGGTCTTCTGGCCAATGCGGGACAATCGGATCTGAACACTTTTTCCATCGGGTTCGAAAGCGTCGGCGACGAACGAGGCGATGAATTCCGCTATTCCGACCTGATCGCCCGACATTACGGCACCGTTCACCACAAGATCGAGGTGGATGCCGGCAGGGTTTTGCCGGCCCTGGAGCGATGCGTTACCGCCATGAGTGAACCCATGGTGAGCCATGACTGCATCGGGTTCTATCTGTTAAGCGAGGCTGTCTCCAAACATGTGAAGGTGGTCCAGAGCGGTCAGGGTGCCGATGAGATCTTCGCGGGCTATCACTGGTATCCCGCGATGATGGAATGCGATGCCAACGCCGGTGACCCTCTGTCGCAGTATGAGCGCGTCTTCTTCGATGGATCCCATCGGGACTATCTCGACGCCGTGGATACACGATTTCACGGGAAAAACCACAGTCAGGCCTTCGTTCGGCGGCATTTCGCCGACAGCGGCGCCGATTCGGCCATCGACAAAGCCCTCCGGCTGGACACCACCGTGATGCTCGTCGAGGATCCGGTGAAGCGCGTCGACAACATGACCATGGCCTGGGGACTCGAGGCGCGGGTGCCTTTTCTCGACCACGAGGTGGTCGAGTTGGCCGCTCGAATTCCCGCCGAACACAAAATTGCCGACGGCGGAAAAGGCATTTTGAAGGCGATGGGTCGCGAGATCATCCCCTCCGAGGTCATCGATCGCCCCAAAGGCTATTTTCCGGTGCCGGCCCTGAAATACTTCAGGGGCGAATATCTCGATTTCGTCCGGGAAATCCTGTCGACACCCACGGTGAAAAACAAGTCCCTTTTCAACCCCCTATATGTAGACAGGGTCCTTGCGGATCCCGACGCCCACATCACCCCTCTGCGAGGGGCCCGACTCTGGCAGATGGCCCTTCTAGGTTACTGGCTGACCCTGCATAATGTTTAA
- a CDS encoding DUF1566 domain-containing protein: MDRPLLETDQIRCYMENGKEIPCDGTGQDAAFEKSSPVSIERFEMSGGVVRDGFTGAVWTQDANPAEFPLTWQEAQDFTAEMRRNRAHGYDRWQLPSRRLLFSLISHQNVNPSLPDGHPFKNVFTGYYWTRETCSRLPDQAWYGHLGGGRIHRGMKQGSYMVWPVSPSYTEKIPGRPGGSRFTVDGQCVHDALTGLTWLKDADSIGGRLTWQEALSGILALNRKHKEDRRIWRLPNIRELESLVDLSSHSPALPTGYPFRNVQEAYWSSTTSIYEPRYAWILYMRDGFVGVGFKQRNDFHAWPVSDG, translated from the coding sequence ATGGATCGACCTCTCCTGGAAACCGATCAGATTCGTTGTTACATGGAAAACGGTAAGGAAATCCCCTGCGACGGCACCGGGCAGGATGCCGCATTCGAAAAATCGTCGCCGGTGTCGATAGAACGATTTGAGATGTCAGGCGGCGTCGTCAGGGACGGCTTCACCGGGGCCGTATGGACACAGGATGCAAACCCGGCTGAATTTCCCCTCACCTGGCAGGAGGCGCAGGATTTCACAGCGGAGATGCGCAGAAATCGCGCCCACGGGTATGATCGTTGGCAATTGCCCTCTCGCCGTCTGCTCTTTTCGCTGATCAGCCACCAGAATGTCAACCCGTCGCTTCCAGACGGACATCCCTTCAAAAACGTCTTTACGGGGTACTACTGGACCCGGGAAACGTGCTCCCGGTTACCGGATCAGGCATGGTACGGTCATCTGGGCGGCGGGCGTATCCACAGAGGGATGAAGCAGGGTTCCTACATGGTGTGGCCGGTGTCGCCGTCATACACTGAAAAAATTCCCGGCCGGCCGGGCGGCAGCCGCTTCACCGTCGACGGTCAATGCGTCCATGACGCCCTCACCGGCTTGACCTGGCTGAAGGATGCCGATTCAATCGGGGGTCGCCTGACCTGGCAGGAGGCGCTGTCAGGAATCCTGGCGCTCAACCGCAAGCATAAAGAAGACAGACGAATCTGGCGGCTCCCCAATATCCGGGAACTGGAGAGTCTCGTGGATCTTTCATCCCATTCCCCCGCACTCCCCACCGGATATCCCTTCCGTAATGTCCAGGAGGCCTACTGGTCGTCGACGACCAGCATTTACGAACCCCGCTACGCCTGGATTCTGTATATGCGGGATGGGTTTGTCGGGGTAGGCTTCAAGCAGCGGAATGATTTTCATGCGTGGCCGGTGAGCGATGGATGA